A window from Peromyscus eremicus chromosome 1, PerEre_H2_v1, whole genome shotgun sequence encodes these proteins:
- the LOC131916818 gene encoding large ribosomal subunit protein eL30 has product MVAAKKTKKSLESINSRLQLVMKSGKYVLGYKQTLKMIRQGKAKLVILANNCPALRKSEIEYYAMLAKTGVHHYSGNNIELGTACGKYYRVCTLAIIDPGDSDIIRSMPEQTGEK; this is encoded by the coding sequence ATGGTGGCCGCAAAGAAGACGAAAAAGTCTCTGGAGTCGATCAACTCTAGGCTCCAACTTGTCATGAAAAGTGGAAAGTACGTGCTGGGGTACAAACAGACTCTGAAGATGATCAGACAGGGCAAAGCGAAATTGGTTATCCTCGCCAACAACTGTCCAGCTTTGAGGAAATCTGAAATAGAATACTATGCCATGTTGGCTAAAACTGGTGTTCATCACTACAGTGGCAATAACATTGAATTGGGCACAGCATGTGGAAAATACTACAGAGTATGCACACTGGCTATCATTGACCCAGGTGATTCTGATATTATTAGAAGCATGCCAGAACAGACTGGTGAAAAGTAA